From a region of the Sesamum indicum cultivar Zhongzhi No. 13 linkage group LG3, S_indicum_v1.0, whole genome shotgun sequence genome:
- the LOC105158718 gene encoding pathogenesis-related protein STH-2, whose product MNSKARFLHPGHGVTAGCVLQTNFHEGLPFKYAKHRLDEIDTENYVCKYTLIEGDILGDKLEKIIYELKLEESADGECVIKSKTDLHLKTGVELSDDEIKNGKDMALNIFNACEEYLSANPHVCA is encoded by the exons ATGAACTCAAAAGCAAGATTTCTGCATCCAG GACATGGTGTTACTGCTGGTTGCGTCCTCCAAACAAACTTCCATGAGG GTCTCCCCTTCAAGTATGCGAAGCACAGGCTCGACGAAATCGACACCGAGAACTACGTGTGCAAGTACACTTTGATCGAAGGAGATATTCTTGGAGACAAGCTGGAAAAGATCATCTACGagctcaaacttgaggaatcagcAGATGGAGAGTGCGTGATCAAGTCCAAGACTGATCTTCACCTCAAGACTGGTGTTGAGCTTAGTGATGACGAAATTAAGAACGGCAAGGACATGGCTCTGAACATCTTTAACGCTTGTGAAGAGTACCTCTCCGCCAACCCTCATGTCTGCGCCTGA